In Aquiflexum balticum DSM 16537, a single genomic region encodes these proteins:
- a CDS encoding alpha/beta fold hydrolase, translating to MKLNFKKSGSGEPLIILHGLFGSADNWFSIAKELEKDFTLYLVDQRNHGDSPQSADWNYEVMADDIKELMDGEGLEKANLMGHSMGGKTVMKFGFKYPEKVNKLIVADIAPRFYPVHHQRILEGLNAIPINELKSRKEADDILSTYIKIPGIRQFLLKSLGRNESGGFMWKINLPVITEKIDNVGEEIVSDKTFDKPTLFMGGENSDYITEQDKEDISKMFPNSHVIFIKNAGHWLHAEQPAAVVETVRAFLR from the coding sequence ATGAAACTCAATTTTAAAAAATCCGGCAGCGGAGAACCACTGATTATTTTGCATGGCTTGTTCGGTTCTGCTGATAATTGGTTCAGTATAGCCAAGGAACTGGAAAAAGATTTCACCCTTTATCTGGTAGATCAGAGAAACCATGGGGATTCTCCACAAAGTGCGGATTGGAATTATGAGGTGATGGCGGATGATATAAAAGAGCTGATGGATGGGGAGGGGCTCGAAAAAGCCAACCTGATGGGACATTCCATGGGAGGAAAGACGGTCATGAAATTTGGTTTCAAATATCCTGAAAAAGTCAATAAATTGATTGTTGCGGACATAGCACCAAGATTTTATCCCGTACATCATCAAAGGATTCTGGAAGGGCTGAATGCTATTCCGATCAATGAACTAAAATCAAGAAAAGAGGCGGATGATATCCTTTCAACATATATCAAGATACCCGGTATCCGTCAGTTTTTGCTAAAAAGTCTGGGAAGAAATGAGTCAGGTGGATTTATGTGGAAAATCAATCTTCCGGTGATCACGGAGAAAATCGATAATGTCGGGGAAGAAATTGTTTCAGATAAAACCTTCGACAAACCTACGCTTTTCATGGGAGGGGAGAATTCTGATTATATCACTGAACAGGACAAGGAGGATATTTCAAAGATGTTTCCGAACAGTCATGTCATTTTCATCAAAAATGCCGGTCATTGGCTGCACGCCGAACAGCCTGCTGCTGTAGTGGAAACGGTCAGGGCTTTTCTACGCTAA